One part of the Parambassis ranga chromosome 8, fParRan2.1, whole genome shotgun sequence genome encodes these proteins:
- the card11 gene encoding caspase recruitment domain-containing protein 11 isoform X4 yields the protein MENGTAIDVEALWEKVECKRYELCRSIAPAKLTPYLRQCKVLDEQDEDEILNSMLLVSKANRTSRLLDILHTKGERGYVAFLESLEFYYPELYKLVTGKDPTRRFSTIVVEEGHEGLTQFLMNEVVKLQQQSKVKTLEKDELSRRYFTLEDEQKRLKVANQELQAFQQRYNKLREERNSYSDELLRVKDENYKLAMRYATLSEEKNMAVMRSRDLQLEIDQLKHRLNKMEEEFKMERRQSLKLKNDIENRPKREQIFELERENDMLKIKLQELQSIIQPGPLPASDKAILDILEHDRQEALEDRQDLVNRLYNLREEVRQAEELRDKYLEEKEDLELKCSTLQKDCEMYHNRMDTITIQLEEVEKERDQAFRARDEAQHQFSQSLIDKDKYRKQIRELEEKSDELHIEIVRKDARLCTLESRLRRMSKDIVPEESMSKDPPLTIIPMQVQSEWSSDESPEEKEKEKSERTPLKRRHNLKAGNRVKSPVNVLKGPQVNSAGPLSGDFLDIQMVHPPSPSFLMSPMYPPSAPPPLSSSPSPAHLPFSVVEQPSRVNMLRFRNDSILSTLPEPPEKASLYRREREKEHDFHPRSLSDFDSDHMEMEFEDEVQRGPPSVHSSSSSHQSEGMDTYDLEHVNNIFRKLSLERPFRPSLSSFSRISSSLKPVQELSLQGDNLLKDITLIGGNDSGIFISSVQSGSIAENAGLREGHHLLLLEGSIRGETQSISLDTSTQEEAQWTLQHCSGPVRLHYRANYDSYRRLQRDLADGTLASGDSFYIRVNLNISGQSDSCSLSVRCDEVVHVLDTRHQDRCEWLCARVDPYSGSDQAEHGTIPCNSRAQQLLLVKIQKLVCRGGKEENEGHRSSRVNLQPEEASPSPDPKASPRLSRASIFLTQILQFVSRVDIKYKRMNSNERVRIINSGSSTLPRQGFETLKPEDAADPDSELSRSLNLIPYSPVTPQRTQRRRPVLFSPAALAKTLIQKILNMGGAMDFNICKPDTLTKEEFHLKQNVEPFIHYKEKQATFECITRENIEAVAAKGKHCLLEADLICVKDLLRREIYPIIIYIKICEKNVKKLRKLPLRVESEEEFVRWCRAKEKELEGIPCLYATLEPDAWAGTDDLIRVIKDRILEEQKKMVWVEQDLL from the exons ATGGAGAATGGAACAGCTATTGATGTGGAGGCATTGTGGGAAAAGGTGGAGTGCAAACGCTACGAACTGTGTCGCTCTATTGCTCCAGCGAAGCTGACTCCATACCTCCGTCAGTGCAAAGTCCTGGATGAACAAGATGAGGATGAAATACTTAATTCCATGTTGCTGGTGTCAAAAGCAAACCGCACAA GCCGCCTACTCGACATCCTGCACACTAAAGGGGAGCGGGGGTATGTGGCATTTTTGGAGAGTCTGGAGTTTTACTACCCTGAGCTGTATAAACTGGTCACAGGAAAGGATCCAACGCGACGCTTCTCCACCATCGTAG TAGAGGAAGGCCATGAGGGTCTGACCCAGTTTTTGATGAATGAGGtggtgaagctgcagcagcagtccaaAGTCAAGACCCTGGAGAAAGATGAACTCAGCAGGAGATACTTCACGCTTGAAGATGAGCAAAAAAGGCTGAAAGTGGCCAACCAGGAGCTTCAGGCCTTCCAACAGA GGTACAATAAGTTGAGGGAAGAGAGGAACAGCTACAGTGATGAGCTGCTAAGAGTAAAGGATGAAAACTACAAGCTCGCCATGAGGTACGCCACGCTGAGCGAGGAGAAGAACATGGCTGTGATGAGGAGCCGTGACCTGCAGCTGGAG ATTGATCAGCTGAAGCACAGGCTGAACAAAATGGAGGAGGAGTTTAAgatggagaggaggcagagtcTCAAACTGAAGAACGACATCGAGAATCGGCCGAAGAGAGAGCAGATCTTTGAGCTGGAAAGAGAGAATGACATGCTAAAGATTAAACTACAGGAACTACAATCTATTATACAG CCAGGTCCCTTACCTGCTTCAGACAAGGCCATCCTTGACATTTTGGAGCATGACAGACAGGAAGCCCTAGAAGACAGACAGGATTTGGTCAACCGCCTCTACAACCTGCGTGAAGAagtcagacaggcagaggaactACGAGACAag tacttggaggagaaggaggatcTGGAGCTGAAGTGCTCCACACTGCAGAAGGACTGTGAGATGTATCACAACCGCATGGACACCATCACCATACAGctagaggaggtggagaaggagagagaccag GCGTTCCGAGCCAGAGACGAGGCCCAGCACCAGTTCTCTCAGAGTCTTATTGACAAAGACAAATATCGTAAGCAAATCAGAGAGCTGGAAGAGAAAAGTGATGAGCTCCACATCGAGATTGTACGCAAAGACGCCAGACTGTGTACACTCGAGTCTCGTCTGCGACGGATGTCCAAAGACATTGTCCCCGAAGAG AGTATGTCAAAAGATCCTCCGCTTACCATCATCCCAATGCAAGTTCAGTCAGAGTGGTCCAGTGATGAGTCaccagaggagaaggagaaggagaaatcTGAGCGGACGCCACTTAAACGCAGACACAACCTTAAGGCAGGG AACAGAGTAAAGTCTCCAGTCAATGTGCTCAAAGGGCCTCAAGTCAACTCAGCAG GTCCACTCAGTGGAGATTTTCTGGACATTCAGATGGTACATCCTCCCTCCCCCAGCTTCCTCATGTCCCCCATGTATCCTCCCTCTGcacctccccccctctcctcctccccttcaccCGCTCATCTTCCTTTCAGTGTTGTGGAGCAGCCCAGCAGGGTGAATATG CTCCGTTTTCGTAACGACAGCATCCTGTCCACACTCCCTGAGCCACCTGAGAAAGCGTCGCTGTAccgcagagagagggagaaagagcaCGACTTCCATCCACGCAG TCTCTCTGACTTTGACAGTGACCATATGGAAATGGAGTTTG AAGATGAAGTGCAGCGCGGCCCTCCTTCTGTacattcctcttcctcctcccatcAGTCAGAGGGGATGGACACATATGACCTTGAGCACGTCAACAATATCTTCAGGAAACTGTCTCTGGAGAG accgtTTCGTCCATCTCTGTCTTCCTTCTCCAGAATCAGCTCATCTTTGAAACCGGTGCAGGAGCTGTCTTTGCAGGGGGACAACCTGCTAAAGGACATCACACTGATTGGCGGCAATGACAGTGGgatttttatttcctctgtccAGTCGGGCTCCATTGCAGAGAACGCGGGGCTAAGAGAGGGCCACCACCTTCTGTTG CTTGAGGGGTCCATACGTGGGGAAACCCAAAGCATTTCATTGGATACCAGCACCCAGGAAGAAGCCCAATGGACACTCCAGCACTGCTCTGGGCCAGTCAGGCTACACTATCGAGCCAACTATGACT CTTATCGGCGTCTGCAGAGGGACTTAGCAGATGGCACATTAGCTTCTGGCGACTCATTCTACATACGGGTCAACCTCAATATCTCCGGTCAATCAGACAGCTGCTCCCTGAGCGTGCGCTGTGATGAGGTAGTGCACGTGTTAGATACCAGGCATCAGGACCGCTGTGAGTGGCTATGCGCCCGGGTGGACCCGTATTCTGGCTCTGACCAGGCTGAGCATGGTACTATACCCTGCAACTCAAG AgcccagcagctgctcctggtGAAAATTCAGAAGTTAGTGTGTCGAGGGGGGAAAGAGGAGAATGAAGGCCACCGCAGCAGCAGG gTTAATTTACAACCAGAAGAAGCCAGCCCCTCTCCGGATCCTAAAGCCAGCCCACGCCTGTCCAGAGCTAGCATATTCCTTACTCAGATACTACAG TTTGTCAGCAGGGTTGATATCAAGTACAAGCGAATGAACAGCAATGAACGTGTGAGGATCATCAACTCAGGCAGCTCAACACTACCAAGACAAGGCTTTGAGACCCTTAAACCAGAGG ATGCTGCTGACCCAGACAGTGAGCTGAGCCGAAGTTTGAACCTCATTCCCTACAGTCCCGTCACTCCCCAGCGGACCCAGAGAAGAAGACCTGTCCTGttcagtcctgctgctctggcCAAAACCCTCATCCAGAAAATACTGAACATGGGGGGAGCTATGGACTTCAATATCTGCAAACCAG ACACCCTAACCAAAGAGGAATTTCACCTGAAACAGAACGTGGAGCCCTTCATTCACTACAAAGAGAAACAAGCCACGTTCGAATGCATTACCCGAGAAAACATAGAGGCCGTCGCTGCAAAG GGCAAACACTGCCTGCTGGAGGCCGACCTCATTTGCGTCAAAGACCTCCTGCGGAGAGAAATCTACCCGATCATCATCTACATCAAGATATGCGAGAAAAATGTCAAGAAGCTACG GAAGCTGCCGCTGCGcgtggagtcagaggaggagttTGTGAGGTGGTGTCGAGCCAAAGAGAAGGAGTTGGAGGGCATCCCTTGCCTCTATGCCACGCTGGAACCGGATGCCTGGGCAGGGACTGACGACCTAATCAGAGTCATCAAAGACAGAATcttggaggagcagaagaagatGGTGTGGGTGGAGCAGGACCTCCTGTAG
- the card11 gene encoding caspase recruitment domain-containing protein 11 isoform X5 encodes MENGTAIDVEALWEKVECKRYELCRSIAPAKLTPYLRQCKVLDEQDEDEILNSMLLVSKANRTSRLLDILHTKGERGYVAFLESLEFYYPELYKLVTGKDPTRRFSTIVVEEGHEGLTQFLMNEVVKLQQQSKVKTLEKDELSRRYFTLEDEQKRLKVANQELQAFQQRYNKLREERNSYSDELLRVKDENYKLAMRYATLSEEKNMAVMRSRDLQLEIDQLKHRLNKMEEEFKMERRQSLKLKNDIENRPKREQIFELERENDMLKIKLQELQSIIQPGPLPASDKAILDILEHDRQEALEDRQDLVNRLYNLREEVRQAEELRDKYLEEKEDLELKCSTLQKDCEMYHNRMDTITIQLEEVEKERDQAFRARDEAQHQFSQSLIDKDKYRKQIRELEEKSDELHIEIVRKDARLCTLESRLRRMSKDIVPEESMSKDPPLTIIPMQVQSEWSSDESPEEKEKEKSERTPLKRRHNLKAGNRVKSPVNVLKGPQVNSAGPLSGDFLDIQMVHPPSPSFLMSPMYPPSAPPPLSSSPSPAHLPFSVVEQPSRVNMVNMLRFRNDSILSTLPEPPEKASLYRREREKEHDFHPRSDHMEMEFEDEVQRGPPSVHSSSSSHQSEGMDTYDLEHVNNIFRKLSLERPFRPSLSSFSRISSSLKPVQELSLQGDNLLKDITLIGGNDSGIFISSVQSGSIAENAGLREGHHLLLLEGSIRGETQSISLDTSTQEEAQWTLQHCSGPVRLHYRANYDSYRRLQRDLADGTLASGDSFYIRVNLNISGQSDSCSLSVRCDEVVHVLDTRHQDRCEWLCARVDPYSGSDQAEHGTIPCNSRAQQLLLVKIQKLVCRGGKEENEGHRSSRVNLQPEEASPSPDPKASPRLSRASIFLTQILQFVSRVDIKYKRMNSNERVRIINSGSSTLPRQGFETLKPEDAADPDSELSRSLNLIPYSPVTPQRTQRRRPVLFSPAALAKTLIQKILNMGGAMDFNICKPDTLTKEEFHLKQNVEPFIHYKEKQATFECITRENIEAVAAKGKHCLLEADLICVKDLLRREIYPIIIYIKICEKNVKKLRKLPLRVESEEEFVRWCRAKEKELEGIPCLYATLEPDAWAGTDDLIRVIKDRILEEQKKMVWVEQDLL; translated from the exons ATGGAGAATGGAACAGCTATTGATGTGGAGGCATTGTGGGAAAAGGTGGAGTGCAAACGCTACGAACTGTGTCGCTCTATTGCTCCAGCGAAGCTGACTCCATACCTCCGTCAGTGCAAAGTCCTGGATGAACAAGATGAGGATGAAATACTTAATTCCATGTTGCTGGTGTCAAAAGCAAACCGCACAA GCCGCCTACTCGACATCCTGCACACTAAAGGGGAGCGGGGGTATGTGGCATTTTTGGAGAGTCTGGAGTTTTACTACCCTGAGCTGTATAAACTGGTCACAGGAAAGGATCCAACGCGACGCTTCTCCACCATCGTAG TAGAGGAAGGCCATGAGGGTCTGACCCAGTTTTTGATGAATGAGGtggtgaagctgcagcagcagtccaaAGTCAAGACCCTGGAGAAAGATGAACTCAGCAGGAGATACTTCACGCTTGAAGATGAGCAAAAAAGGCTGAAAGTGGCCAACCAGGAGCTTCAGGCCTTCCAACAGA GGTACAATAAGTTGAGGGAAGAGAGGAACAGCTACAGTGATGAGCTGCTAAGAGTAAAGGATGAAAACTACAAGCTCGCCATGAGGTACGCCACGCTGAGCGAGGAGAAGAACATGGCTGTGATGAGGAGCCGTGACCTGCAGCTGGAG ATTGATCAGCTGAAGCACAGGCTGAACAAAATGGAGGAGGAGTTTAAgatggagaggaggcagagtcTCAAACTGAAGAACGACATCGAGAATCGGCCGAAGAGAGAGCAGATCTTTGAGCTGGAAAGAGAGAATGACATGCTAAAGATTAAACTACAGGAACTACAATCTATTATACAG CCAGGTCCCTTACCTGCTTCAGACAAGGCCATCCTTGACATTTTGGAGCATGACAGACAGGAAGCCCTAGAAGACAGACAGGATTTGGTCAACCGCCTCTACAACCTGCGTGAAGAagtcagacaggcagaggaactACGAGACAag tacttggaggagaaggaggatcTGGAGCTGAAGTGCTCCACACTGCAGAAGGACTGTGAGATGTATCACAACCGCATGGACACCATCACCATACAGctagaggaggtggagaaggagagagaccag GCGTTCCGAGCCAGAGACGAGGCCCAGCACCAGTTCTCTCAGAGTCTTATTGACAAAGACAAATATCGTAAGCAAATCAGAGAGCTGGAAGAGAAAAGTGATGAGCTCCACATCGAGATTGTACGCAAAGACGCCAGACTGTGTACACTCGAGTCTCGTCTGCGACGGATGTCCAAAGACATTGTCCCCGAAGAG AGTATGTCAAAAGATCCTCCGCTTACCATCATCCCAATGCAAGTTCAGTCAGAGTGGTCCAGTGATGAGTCaccagaggagaaggagaaggagaaatcTGAGCGGACGCCACTTAAACGCAGACACAACCTTAAGGCAGGG AACAGAGTAAAGTCTCCAGTCAATGTGCTCAAAGGGCCTCAAGTCAACTCAGCAG GTCCACTCAGTGGAGATTTTCTGGACATTCAGATGGTACATCCTCCCTCCCCCAGCTTCCTCATGTCCCCCATGTATCCTCCCTCTGcacctccccccctctcctcctccccttcaccCGCTCATCTTCCTTTCAGTGTTGTGGAGCAGCCCAGCAGGGTGAATATGGTGAATATG CTCCGTTTTCGTAACGACAGCATCCTGTCCACACTCCCTGAGCCACCTGAGAAAGCGTCGCTGTAccgcagagagagggagaaagagcaCGACTTCCATCCACGCAG TGACCATATGGAAATGGAGTTTG AAGATGAAGTGCAGCGCGGCCCTCCTTCTGTacattcctcttcctcctcccatcAGTCAGAGGGGATGGACACATATGACCTTGAGCACGTCAACAATATCTTCAGGAAACTGTCTCTGGAGAG accgtTTCGTCCATCTCTGTCTTCCTTCTCCAGAATCAGCTCATCTTTGAAACCGGTGCAGGAGCTGTCTTTGCAGGGGGACAACCTGCTAAAGGACATCACACTGATTGGCGGCAATGACAGTGGgatttttatttcctctgtccAGTCGGGCTCCATTGCAGAGAACGCGGGGCTAAGAGAGGGCCACCACCTTCTGTTG CTTGAGGGGTCCATACGTGGGGAAACCCAAAGCATTTCATTGGATACCAGCACCCAGGAAGAAGCCCAATGGACACTCCAGCACTGCTCTGGGCCAGTCAGGCTACACTATCGAGCCAACTATGACT CTTATCGGCGTCTGCAGAGGGACTTAGCAGATGGCACATTAGCTTCTGGCGACTCATTCTACATACGGGTCAACCTCAATATCTCCGGTCAATCAGACAGCTGCTCCCTGAGCGTGCGCTGTGATGAGGTAGTGCACGTGTTAGATACCAGGCATCAGGACCGCTGTGAGTGGCTATGCGCCCGGGTGGACCCGTATTCTGGCTCTGACCAGGCTGAGCATGGTACTATACCCTGCAACTCAAG AgcccagcagctgctcctggtGAAAATTCAGAAGTTAGTGTGTCGAGGGGGGAAAGAGGAGAATGAAGGCCACCGCAGCAGCAGG gTTAATTTACAACCAGAAGAAGCCAGCCCCTCTCCGGATCCTAAAGCCAGCCCACGCCTGTCCAGAGCTAGCATATTCCTTACTCAGATACTACAG TTTGTCAGCAGGGTTGATATCAAGTACAAGCGAATGAACAGCAATGAACGTGTGAGGATCATCAACTCAGGCAGCTCAACACTACCAAGACAAGGCTTTGAGACCCTTAAACCAGAGG ATGCTGCTGACCCAGACAGTGAGCTGAGCCGAAGTTTGAACCTCATTCCCTACAGTCCCGTCACTCCCCAGCGGACCCAGAGAAGAAGACCTGTCCTGttcagtcctgctgctctggcCAAAACCCTCATCCAGAAAATACTGAACATGGGGGGAGCTATGGACTTCAATATCTGCAAACCAG ACACCCTAACCAAAGAGGAATTTCACCTGAAACAGAACGTGGAGCCCTTCATTCACTACAAAGAGAAACAAGCCACGTTCGAATGCATTACCCGAGAAAACATAGAGGCCGTCGCTGCAAAG GGCAAACACTGCCTGCTGGAGGCCGACCTCATTTGCGTCAAAGACCTCCTGCGGAGAGAAATCTACCCGATCATCATCTACATCAAGATATGCGAGAAAAATGTCAAGAAGCTACG GAAGCTGCCGCTGCGcgtggagtcagaggaggagttTGTGAGGTGGTGTCGAGCCAAAGAGAAGGAGTTGGAGGGCATCCCTTGCCTCTATGCCACGCTGGAACCGGATGCCTGGGCAGGGACTGACGACCTAATCAGAGTCATCAAAGACAGAATcttggaggagcagaagaagatGGTGTGGGTGGAGCAGGACCTCCTGTAG